The sequence TCATGCATGTCAGGCATCTGTGTATTGACGTCAGAGGGCAGTACCCGCTCGGTCAGATCATAGGTTTTCTGGAAACCTTCGCGGTCACTGACCATCAGATCGCCCTGCATATAGAGTTGTTCGAGTGCCTTTTTGGCGGGCTTCCAGTCCCACCAGCCGGCGCCTTTACTGGTGCTGCTTTCGATATCGCGGGAGCGTATCGGCCCCTCTGAACTTATGCGGGCCAGCAGTTCACCCATAAGCTTCTTATCAGGGTTTTTGTTCCAATGGGTCTGGCCACTCTTGATGGCATGTTTATAGGGTAACGAGAAGCGAAAATCTGCGATGGGTAAAAAAGCCGCGGCATGTGACCAATACTCGAAAATGTCTCTGTCGAGCAGCATTTTATGGGTCATGGCGGGCCTGAATCCTGGCACCCTGGAGTAAAAAACATGGTGGTGCGCTCGCTCTACCACCGATATGGTATCGATCTGCACATAGCCTATATGGTTGATTGCTTGACGTGCCCCGGCCAGACCACGCCCATATGGCTGTGCCTGCAACAAACCCTGTGCAGACAAGGCCAGGCGGCGCAAACGCGCGAGCTGCTGTGGACGTTTAATTTCAATCATGCCTGCTCTGCCTTTGCTCTCACAGTACTCCCAGGGTTTCAAGGCTGGCCTTACCGATCTCAATGCGCTTGCTGACGTCGGCCCGCTGCTGAATATCGATATTCAATGCAAAGGTATACAGGCGCTCCCCTTTTTGCACCCAGCCAACCCACCAGCCGATATCCGGATCAGTGACCACTCCCCAACCTGTTTTGCCGTAAAGTTGCCAGTTACCACCCTGTTCCAGCAGAACAATTTCGCGCACGCTGTGCTGGATATCCGGGGCTATTGGCAGTTTGCCCTGGGCCAGCCTTGCCAGAAACCTGGCCTGCTCGACGGCGCTGATCATCAGCGGGCCCTCCAGCCAGAACTTATCCACTGTGTCACCGATCTCTTTGTTTCCAAAACCAAGCTCCGAAACCTTTTTGCCCATTCGCTCCAGGCCAATTCGGCGAGCCAGCTCCTGATAGATCGGCACATTCGACACCTTGATAGCCTCGCGCAGTGCCATGTCTTTTTCCCACACATCGAAGGGTTGAGGTTGACCACCATAAGGCAAAACCTCATCAACGCTCCTGACGGCTTTTACAGAAAGGCCAATCAGGCTGTTTGCTATTTTAAAGGTAGAGGCAGGAATAAAGCGCATTTCAGAACGGGCCTGATTGTGGCCTGTAAACTTACCGGCATCCACATCATAGAGCACAAAAGTGCCTGTCACACCGGCCTGTTTGAATAGCGCTCCGACTTCAGCGCTTTCTGTCCAGTCTGCCGGGTAAACTTGTAGTGAGAAAAATGCGATCAATGCAACGAGCACTGGCTTCATGGGTATTCCTTGTGTTTTTGGGTAGCAATGGGGTTGATTGCGGTTTTGTTACTGCCAGGGGCACTGTTTATGGAAACAAAACCGGCTGGTGGCAACAGCGCTCATTCCGGCAAACCCCCGAATTCCGGAACCTGATTCAGCTCTCTATCCCAGGCGGCTTTACTGGATGAGAAAATGTGCGCAGTGGGGGCCATTGCAAGGTTGGTGTCCAGACATCCTGCGGGAACAACCAGCAATCCTGCTGCCTGAGTGTCTGGCAAGGCCGAACCACACAACTTACAAAAGCTTTTGTTATGACGGGTACCGGCAAGGGTGAAGGACGTTACCGCCTCAGCACCAGCATGCCAGATCAATTTAGCCGACTGTGAGAAAAGGTTTGCCGCATGAGCAGACCCGGTATCTTTCTGGCAATGCTGACAATGACACAGGTAAAAGTGCTCAAAGTCCCCCTGTACTTCAAATTTCACCGTGCCACACAGGCACGAACCCAAGTAATGACTCATAAAATCTCCGTATTTTTTCCTGCCGCTGAGGTACACATACCGCCTACTCCACACCTTGCGCAAAGTTGGGCAAAGATGCCACCTGAGTAACCCAGCTAAGCTGTGACTCGCAATAGATATTTATTGCTGGCTCAAGGTTTGACGGGGTGTCGATTGAACCAAAATACAAAATCTTCAGGCCTGCTAACTTAGGGTTTTGGTTGAATATCGGTGTACCGCAGCTTTCACAAAAACTTTTAGTGGCGTTCTCTGAGACCTGCACCGTTTTCAAACAGCCTTTGGTTAAAACAAAACCCTCATCCGCAACCACAACGTAGGTTGAAAACGCGCCTCCGTTCATTTTACGACACAAATTACAGTGGCAGTTTACGATAGCTCTGATGTCTGCCGAAGCGCTAAAGTGAACGCTATTACAGTTACAACTTCCTTGCATGAAACCACCTTTTTGATCAACAAACGGTATACACACGATACGCGATGTGAAAGAGCCACAGATTCCCAATATCTAAGGGGTAGTGGCCCTGCCCGGCGTTTGTGCCCGAAAACGTATCCGCGTTTGAATAA comes from Lacimicrobium alkaliphilum and encodes:
- a CDS encoding winged helix-turn-helix domain-containing protein; this translates as MIEIKRPQQLARLRRLALSAQGLLQAQPYGRGLAGARQAINHIGYVQIDTISVVERAHHHVFYSRVPGFRPAMTHKMLLDRDIFEYWSHAAAFLPIADFRFSLPYKHAIKSGQTHWNKNPDKKLMGELLARISSEGPIRSRDIESSTSKGAGWWDWKPAKKALEQLYMQGDLMVSDREGFQKTYDLTERVLPSDVNTQMPDMHEFAAYLLNQQLGCHGLASLKGLTYQRRSTELRNAMKTLVNDRLAQDSLEQVQLENGEVFVLETGALERPLPRLNNRMLILSPFDNSVIQRDRLRALFEYDYQIECYVPAAKRQYGYFCLPLLYRDKFIGRMDCKAHRKNSHLEIKALYLHQHHFDQDAVMSAFAQAVAAFRQFQNCDSVSLTSASPEHLTRELRRALEAAG
- the blaOXA gene encoding class D beta-lactamase; protein product: MKPVLVALIAFFSLQVYPADWTESAEVGALFKQAGVTGTFVLYDVDAGKFTGHNQARSEMRFIPASTFKIANSLIGLSVKAVRSVDEVLPYGGQPQPFDVWEKDMALREAIKVSNVPIYQELARRIGLERMGKKVSELGFGNKEIGDTVDKFWLEGPLMISAVEQARFLARLAQGKLPIAPDIQHSVREIVLLEQGGNWQLYGKTGWGVVTDPDIGWWVGWVQKGERLYTFALNIDIQQRADVSKRIEIGKASLETLGVL
- a CDS encoding GFA family protein, translating into MSHYLGSCLCGTVKFEVQGDFEHFYLCHCQHCQKDTGSAHAANLFSQSAKLIWHAGAEAVTSFTLAGTRHNKSFCKLCGSALPDTQAAGLLVVPAGCLDTNLAMAPTAHIFSSSKAAWDRELNQVPEFGGLPE
- a CDS encoding GFA family protein translates to MQGSCNCNSVHFSASADIRAIVNCHCNLCRKMNGGAFSTYVVVADEGFVLTKGCLKTVQVSENATKSFCESCGTPIFNQNPKLAGLKILYFGSIDTPSNLEPAINIYCESQLSWVTQVASLPNFAQGVE